One Paraburkholderia agricolaris genomic region harbors:
- the ubiE gene encoding bifunctional demethylmenaquinone methyltransferase/2-methoxy-6-polyprenyl-1,4-benzoquinol methylase UbiE, which produces MSKTHFGFQSVDEQEKAQKVAGVFHSVASNYDLMNDLMSGGLHRAWKMFTIAQANVRPGFKVLDIAGGTGDLSKAFAKQAGETGEVWHTDINESMLRVGRDRLLDKGVITPALLCDAEKIPFPDNYFDVVTVAFGLRNMTHKDVALAEMRRVLKPAGRLLVLEFSKVWDPLKKVYDVYSFKVLPWLGDRFAKDAESYRYLAESIRMHPDQETLKTMMEQAGLDGVKYYNLSAGVVALHVGTKY; this is translated from the coding sequence ATGAGCAAAACCCACTTCGGCTTTCAATCGGTCGACGAACAGGAAAAAGCGCAGAAGGTGGCGGGCGTATTCCACTCGGTCGCCTCCAACTACGACTTGATGAACGACCTGATGTCGGGCGGGTTGCACCGGGCGTGGAAGATGTTCACGATCGCCCAGGCCAACGTCCGGCCGGGCTTCAAGGTGCTCGATATCGCGGGCGGCACGGGCGATCTGTCGAAGGCGTTCGCAAAACAGGCGGGCGAAACCGGCGAAGTCTGGCACACCGACATCAACGAATCGATGCTGCGCGTGGGCCGCGACCGCCTGCTGGATAAGGGCGTGATCACGCCGGCACTGCTTTGCGACGCCGAAAAAATCCCCTTTCCCGACAATTACTTCGATGTGGTGACGGTGGCTTTCGGTTTGCGCAACATGACCCACAAGGACGTGGCGTTGGCCGAGATGCGCCGGGTGTTGAAGCCGGCGGGCCGTCTGCTGGTGCTGGAATTCTCGAAAGTGTGGGATCCGCTTAAAAAGGTCTACGACGTCTATTCGTTCAAGGTGTTGCCGTGGCTTGGCGACCGCTTTGCGAAGGACGCCGAGAGCTACCGATACCTGGCGGAATCGATCCGGATGCATCCGGACCAGGAAACTTTAAAAACAATGATGGAACAAGCGGGCCTGGACGGCGTCAAATATTACAATTTGTCAGCTGGCGTGGTAGCTTTACATGTGGGGACCAAATACTAG
- a CDS encoding gamma-butyrobetaine hydroxylase-like domain-containing protein: protein MSGLTPNTPVPTGVVVHSKSRVLELQYANGETYRLPFELLRVYSPSAEVMGHGPGQETLQTGKREVTIKMIEGVGNYAIQPTFSDGHSTGIYSWDLLHDMAVRQDELWREYLAKLAAAGVDRDTPMTPAGAAHGHCH, encoded by the coding sequence ATGAGTGGACTGACTCCCAATACTCCCGTGCCGACCGGCGTGGTCGTGCATTCCAAATCGCGCGTGCTCGAACTGCAATACGCAAATGGCGAAACCTATCGCCTGCCTTTCGAGTTGCTGCGCGTGTATTCGCCATCGGCGGAAGTGATGGGCCACGGGCCCGGCCAGGAGACGCTGCAAACCGGCAAGCGCGAGGTCACGATCAAGATGATCGAAGGCGTCGGCAACTATGCGATACAGCCGACTTTCTCCGACGGGCATTCCACCGGCATCTATTCCTGGGACCTGCTGCACGACATGGCCGTCCGTCAGGATGAACTCTGGCGCGAATATCTCGCCAAACTGGCAGCGGCCGGTGTTGACCGTGATACGCCAATGACCCCAGCCGGTGCTGCGCACGGGCACTGTCACTGA
- a CDS encoding HIT family protein translates to MECVFCREDGGDVLWQDDTLRVVLADEHDYPGFCRVIWNGHVAEFSDLAATDRDRVMQAVYAVERAVRRILQPVKVNLASLGNQVPHVHWHVIPRFSNDAHFPLPIWAPRQRTVSEAMLSSRRAQATLLREAVRQEIEQVFG, encoded by the coding sequence ATGGAATGCGTTTTTTGCCGTGAAGATGGCGGTGATGTGCTGTGGCAGGACGATACGCTGCGTGTCGTCCTCGCCGACGAACACGATTACCCGGGTTTTTGCCGGGTGATCTGGAACGGGCATGTCGCCGAGTTTTCGGATCTCGCCGCAACCGACCGGGATCGCGTAATGCAGGCCGTGTATGCGGTCGAGCGAGCGGTCCGGCGCATTCTTCAGCCGGTCAAGGTCAACCTGGCGAGTCTTGGCAACCAGGTTCCGCACGTGCATTGGCACGTGATTCCGCGTTTTTCGAACGACGCTCACTTCCCACTGCCGATCTGGGCGCCGCGCCAACGCACGGTGTCCGAAGCCATGCTGTCGTCGCGCCGCGCGCAGGCTACCCTGCTGCGCGAAGCGGTGCGGCAGGAAATCGAACAGGTTTTTGGCTGA
- a CDS encoding DUF3683 domain-containing protein has protein sequence MNAPQVFDPHGAAAAVAADPEARLREIPYNYTSFSDREIVIRLLGDDAWAALAELRAERRTGRSARMLYEVLGDIWVVRRNPYLQDDLLDNPKRRAMLIEALHHRLTEIEKRRRADLVAHGDEAGIDRAARVETLVAAARRAVDDFESEFQKTFDLRRRANKVLGKVTEKDNIKFDGLSRVSHVTDATDWRVEYPFVVLTPDTEAEIAGMIKACFELGLTVIPRGGGTGYTGGAVPLTPFSAVINTEKLEQLGAVELTELPGVDRKVPTIFSGAGVVTRRVTEAAEQAGYVFAVDPTSLDASCVGGNVAMNAGGKKAVLWGTALDNLAWWRMVDPEGNWLEITRLDHNLGKIHDIEVARFELKWFDGSHAPGEKLLRTQALDIKGRVFRKEGLGKDVTDKFLAGLPGVQKEGCDGLITSARWVLHKMPAHTRTVCLEFFGQAREAIPSIVEIKDYLFETSKQGGAILAGLEHLDERYLRAVGYATKSKRNAFPKMVLIGDIVGDDADAVAQATSEVVRMANGKSGEGFVAVNAEARKRFWLDRSRTAAIAKHTNAFKINEDVVIPLDRMGEYTDGIERINIELSIKNKLQLVDALETFFKGGKLPLGKSDDANEIPSAELLEDRVQQALDLLKKVRARWEFLRDKLDLSLREAQHYLVGLGYEGLAEKFADRADAQPDATVFHITQDRTIRVSWKAEIRAELRQIFNGGEFKPILEEAQAIHKKVLRGRVFVALHMHAGDGNVHTNLPVNSDNYEMLQDAHTAVARIMKLARSLDGVISGEHGIGITKLEFLTEEEIGEFRAYKQRVDPHGRFNAGKLLAGADLRNAYTPSFGLMGYESLIMQQSDIGAISESIKDCLRCGKCKPVCATHVPRANLLYSPRNKILATSLLVEAFLYEEQTRRGVSIKHWDEFNDVADHCTVCHKCVTPCPVKIDFGDVTMNMRNLLRKMGKKKFNPGNAAGMFFLNATNPQTINLARTAMMGIGYKAQRLGNDVLKKFAKKQTAHPPATVGKPKVTQQVIHFMNKKMPGNLPKKTARALLDIEDNKIVPIIRNPKTTTADTEAVFYFPGCGSERLFSQVGLATQAMLWEAGVQTVLPPGYLCCGYPQRGSGQFDKAEQIVTDNRVLFHRVANTLNYLDIKTVVVSCGTCYDQLAGYEFEKIFPGCRIIDIHEFLLEKGIKLEGVNGVRYMYHDPCHSPIKTMDPVKLVNQLMGSENDGYKIEKNDRCCGESGTLAVTRPDISTQVRFRKEEEMRKGAAKLRGIPLVAEAGANGINAANASAGAAGALDGSVLKAGDGPQPNGATDVKILTSCPSCLQGLSRYNEDAGTEADYIVVEMARHVLGEDWMSDYVQRANNGGIERVLV, from the coding sequence ATGAACGCACCTCAAGTTTTCGATCCGCACGGGGCCGCCGCAGCGGTGGCCGCCGATCCCGAAGCGCGTCTGCGCGAAATTCCCTATAACTACACGTCGTTTTCCGACCGTGAAATCGTTATCCGCCTGCTAGGCGACGATGCCTGGGCGGCTTTGGCCGAACTGCGCGCGGAACGCCGCACCGGCCGGTCGGCACGGATGCTGTATGAAGTGCTCGGCGACATCTGGGTCGTGCGCCGCAATCCTTACCTGCAAGACGACCTGCTCGACAATCCGAAGCGCCGGGCGATGCTGATCGAGGCGCTGCATCACCGTCTGACCGAGATCGAAAAGCGCCGTCGCGCCGATCTGGTCGCGCATGGCGATGAAGCGGGGATTGATCGGGCGGCTCGCGTTGAGACGCTGGTGGCGGCGGCACGTCGTGCCGTCGACGATTTCGAGAGCGAATTCCAGAAAACCTTCGATCTGCGCCGTCGCGCGAACAAGGTACTGGGTAAGGTCACGGAAAAGGACAACATCAAGTTCGACGGCTTGTCCCGTGTCTCGCATGTGACCGACGCGACCGACTGGCGCGTCGAGTACCCATTCGTCGTGCTGACGCCGGATACCGAGGCCGAGATCGCCGGCATGATCAAGGCGTGTTTCGAATTGGGGTTGACCGTGATTCCGCGTGGAGGCGGCACGGGTTACACGGGCGGCGCGGTGCCGCTCACGCCGTTTTCCGCTGTCATCAATACGGAAAAGCTCGAACAGCTGGGCGCGGTCGAGTTGACCGAACTGCCGGGCGTCGATCGCAAGGTGCCGACGATTTTCTCCGGCGCCGGTGTCGTGACGCGCCGCGTGACCGAAGCCGCCGAACAGGCCGGCTATGTGTTCGCGGTGGATCCGACCTCGCTGGATGCGTCCTGCGTCGGCGGCAACGTCGCGATGAACGCGGGCGGCAAGAAAGCGGTGCTGTGGGGCACGGCGCTCGACAACCTCGCCTGGTGGCGGATGGTCGACCCGGAAGGGAACTGGCTCGAAATTACGCGTCTGGATCACAACCTCGGCAAGATTCACGACATCGAAGTCGCGCGTTTCGAGCTGAAGTGGTTTGACGGCAGCCACGCGCCGGGCGAAAAGCTGCTGCGCACGCAAGCGCTCGACATCAAGGGCCGCGTGTTCCGCAAGGAAGGTCTCGGCAAGGACGTGACCGACAAATTCCTGGCGGGTCTGCCGGGCGTGCAGAAAGAAGGCTGTGACGGCCTGATCACGTCGGCGCGCTGGGTGCTGCACAAGATGCCGGCGCACACGCGCACGGTCTGCCTCGAATTCTTCGGCCAGGCCCGCGAAGCGATTCCGAGCATCGTCGAGATCAAGGACTATCTGTTCGAAACGTCGAAGCAGGGCGGTGCGATTCTCGCCGGCCTCGAGCATCTGGACGAGCGCTATCTGCGCGCGGTCGGCTACGCGACCAAGAGCAAGCGCAACGCGTTTCCGAAGATGGTGCTGATCGGCGACATCGTCGGCGACGATGCGGACGCGGTCGCACAAGCCACTTCGGAAGTCGTGCGCATGGCCAACGGCAAGAGCGGCGAAGGTTTCGTCGCCGTCAACGCCGAGGCGCGCAAGCGCTTCTGGCTCGACCGCAGCCGGACCGCGGCGATTGCCAAGCACACCAACGCGTTCAAGATCAACGAAGACGTGGTGATTCCGCTCGACCGGATGGGCGAGTACACCGACGGCATCGAGCGCATCAATATCGAACTGTCGATCAAGAACAAGCTGCAACTGGTCGACGCGCTCGAAACGTTCTTCAAGGGCGGCAAGTTGCCGCTCGGCAAGAGCGACGACGCCAACGAGATCCCGAGCGCGGAGCTGCTCGAAGACCGCGTGCAACAGGCGCTCGATCTGCTGAAGAAGGTGCGCGCGCGCTGGGAATTCCTGCGCGACAAGCTCGATCTGTCCTTGCGCGAGGCGCAGCACTATCTGGTCGGCCTCGGCTACGAGGGGCTGGCCGAGAAGTTTGCCGATCGCGCGGACGCGCAGCCGGATGCCACTGTGTTCCACATCACCCAGGACCGGACGATCCGCGTGTCGTGGAAGGCAGAGATCCGCGCAGAGTTGCGCCAGATCTTCAACGGCGGCGAATTCAAGCCGATTCTCGAAGAAGCCCAGGCGATCCACAAGAAGGTGCTGCGTGGCCGCGTGTTCGTCGCGCTGCACATGCACGCGGGCGACGGCAACGTTCACACGAACCTGCCGGTCAACTCCGACAACTACGAGATGCTGCAGGATGCCCACACGGCGGTCGCGCGCATCATGAAGCTGGCGCGTTCGCTCGACGGCGTGATTTCCGGTGAGCACGGCATCGGCATTACCAAGCTCGAATTCCTGACCGAAGAAGAGATCGGCGAATTCCGCGCGTACAAGCAGCGGGTCGATCCGCATGGCCGCTTCAACGCGGGCAAGCTGCTCGCAGGCGCGGACCTGCGCAACGCCTACACGCCGAGCTTCGGCCTGATGGGCTATGAATCGCTGATCATGCAGCAGTCCGACATCGGCGCGATTTCCGAGTCGATCAAGGACTGTTTGCGTTGCGGCAAGTGCAAGCCGGTGTGCGCGACCCACGTGCCGCGCGCGAACCTGCTGTACAGCCCGCGCAACAAGATTCTCGCCACCTCCTTGCTGGTCGAGGCGTTCCTGTACGAAGAGCAGACCCGCCGCGGCGTGTCGATCAAGCACTGGGACGAGTTCAACGACGTCGCCGATCACTGCACGGTCTGTCACAAATGCGTGACGCCATGTCCGGTGAAGATCGACTTCGGCGACGTGACGATGAACATGCGCAACCTGCTGCGCAAGATGGGCAAGAAGAAATTCAATCCGGGCAACGCAGCCGGCATGTTCTTCCTGAACGCCACCAACCCGCAGACCATCAACCTCGCGCGCACCGCGATGATGGGCATCGGCTACAAGGCGCAGCGTCTCGGCAACGACGTGCTGAAGAAGTTCGCGAAGAAGCAGACGGCACACCCGCCGGCAACCGTCGGCAAGCCGAAGGTCACGCAGCAGGTGATCCACTTCATGAACAAGAAGATGCCGGGCAACCTGCCGAAGAAAACCGCCCGCGCGTTGCTCGATATCGAGGACAACAAGATCGTCCCGATCATCCGCAATCCGAAGACGACCACGGCCGACACGGAAGCGGTGTTCTACTTCCCGGGCTGTGGCTCCGAGCGGTTGTTCTCGCAAGTGGGTCTGGCGACGCAAGCCATGTTGTGGGAAGCGGGCGTGCAAACCGTGCTGCCGCCGGGCTACCTGTGCTGTGGTTATCCGCAGCGCGGCTCGGGCCAGTTCGACAAGGCCGAACAGATCGTCACGGATAACCGCGTGCTGTTCCACCGCGTCGCCAATACGCTGAACTACCTCGACATCAAGACGGTGGTGGTGTCGTGCGGCACGTGTTACGACCAGCTGGCCGGCTACGAATTCGAGAAGATCTTCCCGGGTTGCCGGATCATCGACATTCACGAGTTCCTGCTCGAGAAGGGTATCAAGCTCGAAGGCGTGAACGGCGTGCGCTACATGTATCACGACCCGTGCCACTCCCCGATCAAGACGATGGACCCGGTCAAGCTCGTCAATCAGCTGATGGGGTCGGAGAACGACGGCTACAAGATCGAGAAGAACGATCGCTGCTGTGGCGAATCCGGCACACTCGCGGTGACGCGTCCGGACATTTCGACGCAAGTCCGCTTCCGCAAGGAAGAAGAAATGCGCAAGGGCGCGGCGAAGCTGCGAGGCATTCCGTTGGTGGCCGAGGCGGGCGCGAACGGAATCAATGCGGCCAATGCGTCGGCCGGTGCGGCAGGTGCGCTGGATGGCTCGGTGCTCAAGGCGGGCGATGGGCCGCAACCGAACGGCGCGACCGACGTCAAGATTCTGACGAGCTGCCCGTCCTGCTTGCAAGGCCTGTCGCGCTACAACGAGGATGCGGGCACCGAGGCGGACTACATCGTCGTCGAGATGGCGCGTCACGTGCTTGGTGAAGACTGGATGTCGGACTACGTCCAGCGGGCGAACAATGGCGGAATCGAGCGCGTGCTGGTTTAA
- the ilvA gene encoding threonine ammonia-lyase, biosynthetic, producing the protein MASHDYLKKILTARVYDVARETELERAPNLSARLSNPVYLKREDNQPVFSFKVRGAYNKMAHIPADALERGVITASAGNHAQGVALSAARMGVKAIIVVPVTTPQVKVDAVRTHGGATVEVVQFGESYSDAYGHAVKLQEERGLTFVHPFDDPYVIAGQGTVAMEILSQHQGPIHAIFVPIGGGGLAAGVAAYVKSVRPEIKVIGVQTDDSCAMAASLKAGERVTLNEVGLFSDGTAVKLVGEETFRLCRDYLDDVLLVNTDALCAAIKDVFQDTRSVLEPAGALAVAGAKQYAEREGLENQTLIAITSGANMNFDRMRFVAERAEVGEAREAVFAVTIPEERGSFRRFCELVGTRSVTEFNYRIADASSAHIFVGVQIRNRNESAQIAAAFEAHGFATVDLTFDELSKQHIRYMVGGRSPLAHDERLFRFEFPERPGALMKFLSSMAPNWNISLFHYRNQGADYSSILVGIQVPESENREFDRFLATLGYPYWEETQNPVYRLFLA; encoded by the coding sequence ATGGCTTCCCACGACTACCTGAAGAAAATCCTGACCGCGCGCGTCTACGACGTAGCTCGCGAGACCGAACTCGAACGCGCGCCGAATCTGTCGGCGCGCCTGTCCAATCCGGTTTATCTGAAGCGCGAGGACAACCAGCCGGTGTTCTCCTTCAAGGTGCGCGGCGCGTACAACAAGATGGCGCATATCCCGGCGGACGCGCTCGAGCGCGGCGTGATTACCGCGTCGGCGGGCAATCATGCGCAGGGCGTGGCGCTGTCGGCGGCCCGCATGGGCGTGAAGGCGATCATCGTCGTGCCGGTGACAACCCCGCAGGTGAAGGTCGACGCCGTGCGTACGCATGGCGGAGCAACGGTCGAAGTCGTGCAGTTTGGCGAGTCCTATAGCGATGCGTACGGGCATGCGGTGAAGCTGCAGGAAGAGCGCGGCCTGACCTTCGTTCACCCGTTCGACGATCCGTATGTGATTGCCGGCCAGGGCACGGTTGCGATGGAGATCCTCAGCCAGCATCAGGGCCCGATCCACGCGATCTTTGTGCCGATCGGCGGCGGCGGACTCGCGGCAGGCGTTGCGGCATACGTGAAATCGGTACGCCCGGAGATCAAGGTGATCGGCGTACAGACCGACGACTCGTGCGCGATGGCCGCCTCGCTGAAAGCGGGTGAACGGGTCACATTGAACGAAGTCGGGCTATTCTCGGACGGCACGGCAGTCAAGCTGGTGGGCGAAGAAACCTTCCGACTGTGCCGTGACTATCTCGACGACGTGCTGCTCGTGAATACCGACGCGCTGTGCGCGGCGATCAAGGATGTGTTCCAGGACACCCGCAGCGTACTGGAGCCGGCCGGCGCGCTGGCCGTGGCCGGCGCCAAACAGTACGCCGAGCGCGAGGGCCTCGAGAACCAGACGCTGATCGCGATCACGTCGGGCGCGAACATGAACTTCGACCGCATGCGTTTCGTGGCCGAGCGTGCCGAAGTCGGTGAAGCGCGCGAGGCGGTATTCGCGGTGACGATTCCCGAGGAACGTGGCAGCTTCCGCCGCTTCTGCGAGCTGGTGGGCACCCGCAGCGTCACCGAGTTCAACTACCGGATTGCGGATGCCAGCTCCGCCCATATCTTTGTCGGCGTGCAGATCCGCAATCGCAACGAATCGGCGCAGATTGCCGCGGCCTTCGAAGCACACGGCTTCGCCACCGTCGATCTGACTTTCGACGAACTGTCGAAGCAGCATATCCGCTACATGGTCGGTGGCCGCTCGCCGCTGGCGCATGACGAACGCCTGTTCCGCTTCGAGTTTCCGGAGCGGCCGGGCGCGTTGATGAAGTTCCTGTCGTCGATGGCGCCGAACTGGAATATCAGCCTGTTTCACTACCGTAATCAGGGCGCGGACTACAGTTCGATTCTGGTCGGCATCCAGGTGCCGGAGAGCGAGAACCGCGAGTTCGACCGTTTTCTCGCGACACTGGGTTATCCGTACTGGGAAGAGACGCAGAACCCCGTGTACCGCTTGTTCCTCGCTTGA
- a CDS encoding 5'-nucleotidase — MALSLVDKLVVAISSRALFDFEEENCVYEAGDLRAYEALQRERLAVPAKPGVAFPLIRKLLALNAGGHRVEVVILSRSDPISGLRAFHSCREYGLAIERGVFTRGRAPFGYLKPLNAALFLSANQDDVRDALAAGFPAARVLPESARMASKYPDEIRIAFDGDAVLFSDEAERIFQKDGLRAFVGHEIHNKDLPLADGPLKPLLEALHRLQKLADEAAPMHIRTALVTARSAPAHERAIRTLMAWNIEIDEAMFLGGLDKSAFLREFEPDFFFDDQIGHCESARVVTATGHVLSGIVNAS, encoded by the coding sequence ATGGCTCTTTCGCTCGTCGACAAACTGGTGGTGGCAATCTCGTCGCGCGCGCTGTTCGACTTCGAGGAAGAGAACTGCGTGTACGAGGCGGGCGACCTGCGAGCGTATGAGGCCTTGCAGCGCGAACGGCTGGCCGTGCCTGCCAAACCAGGCGTCGCGTTTCCGCTGATCCGCAAGCTGCTGGCCTTGAATGCCGGTGGCCATCGGGTCGAAGTCGTGATCCTGTCGCGCAGCGATCCGATCAGCGGCTTGCGCGCGTTTCATTCGTGCCGGGAATATGGACTCGCGATCGAGCGTGGCGTGTTTACACGTGGGCGCGCGCCGTTCGGCTACCTGAAGCCGTTGAATGCCGCGCTGTTTTTGTCCGCGAATCAGGACGACGTGCGTGACGCACTGGCCGCCGGATTTCCGGCCGCGCGCGTCTTGCCCGAATCAGCGAGAATGGCGAGTAAGTATCCGGACGAGATCCGGATTGCCTTTGACGGCGACGCCGTGTTGTTTTCCGACGAAGCCGAGCGCATCTTTCAGAAGGACGGCCTGCGCGCTTTCGTTGGCCATGAGATTCACAACAAGGACTTACCGCTTGCGGATGGGCCTTTGAAACCGTTGCTCGAAGCGCTGCACCGGTTGCAGAAACTCGCGGACGAAGCCGCGCCGATGCATATTCGTACGGCATTGGTGACGGCACGCTCGGCGCCGGCGCATGAGCGCGCGATCCGCACATTGATGGCGTGGAACATCGAAATCGACGAAGCGATGTTCCTTGGCGGCCTCGACAAGAGCGCATTTTTGCGTGAATTCGAGCCGGACTTTTTCTTCGACGACCAAATTGGCCATTGCGAATCGGCCCGCGTCGTGACGGCGACGGGGCACGTGCTGAGTGGCATCGTGAACGCATCATGA
- the queF gene encoding NADPH-dependent 7-cyano-7-deazaguanine reductase QueF (Catalyzes the NADPH-dependent reduction of 7-cyano-7-deazaguanine (preQ0) to 7-aminomethyl-7-deazaguanine (preQ1) in queuosine biosynthesis), whose product MTPEQSPLGKASTYTEQYDASLLFPIARKNAREAIGIGTQLPFFGTDIWNAYELSWLNARGKPQIAVATFFVPADSPSIVESKSFKLYLGSFAQTAFESMEVVHDTIKRDVSASCGATVSVHLSAPYEFGKLQMEEFEGLSLDRLDLDTDVYQPDASLLKAALDEAPVEETLFSNLLKSNCPVTGQPDWGSVQIHYVGPQIDHAGLLRYIISYRNHTGFHEQCVERIFVDILKACRPVKLAVYARYTRRGGLDINPFRTNYNLPMPDNMRLARQ is encoded by the coding sequence ATGACACCTGAACAGTCACCACTGGGTAAGGCTTCCACTTACACCGAACAATATGACGCCTCGTTGCTTTTTCCGATTGCCCGGAAGAACGCGCGTGAGGCGATTGGGATTGGCACGCAGTTGCCATTTTTCGGCACGGACATCTGGAACGCTTACGAGTTGTCCTGGCTGAATGCGCGCGGCAAGCCGCAGATTGCTGTGGCGACTTTCTTTGTGCCGGCTGATTCGCCGAGCATTGTCGAGTCGAAGTCGTTCAAGCTTTATCTTGGGTCGTTTGCGCAAACGGCGTTCGAATCAATGGAAGTGGTGCACGACACGATCAAGCGGGATGTGTCCGCTTCTTGTGGCGCGACGGTTTCTGTTCATCTGAGCGCGCCGTATGAGTTTGGCAAGTTGCAGATGGAAGAGTTTGAAGGCTTGTCGCTGGATCGGCTCGATCTGGATACGGATGTTTATCAGCCGGATGCTTCGTTGCTGAAGGCTGCACTTGATGAAGCGCCGGTTGAGGAGACCTTGTTCTCTAACTTGCTGAAGTCGAATTGTCCGGTGACCGGGCAGCCTGACTGGGGTAGCGTGCAGATTCACTATGTTGGGCCGCAGATTGATCATGCGGGTTTGCTGCGGTACATCATCTCCTATCGGAATCACACCGGGTTTCATGAGCAGTGTGTCGAGAGGATTTTTGTCGATATTCTTAAGGCCTGCCGGCCGGTGAAGTTGGCTGTTTATGCGCGGTATACGCGGCGCGGGGGGCTCGATATTAATCCGTTCCGGACGAATTATAATTTGCCGATGCCGGATAATATGCGGTTGGCGCGGCAGTAA